The Quercus lobata isolate SW786 chromosome 9, ValleyOak3.0 Primary Assembly, whole genome shotgun sequence region AATCAATGTCCATGTAACTAAATTTCAATAAGCAATGAgtaaaatgtataattttttttgctcataagtgtttcattttttttccccctctgaCTTTTCCATGAGATGGGAATTTGGCATATAGTTACAAATTTTTCGGGAAAATTAGCCCACTAAGAGTTGCCATTTCCATATTGCACATGTATATATTCCAATCAATACCTCAGCATAATGAAGCGATTCTTCATTATTCCATGGTATCACAAAAACAAACGTTGGTGTCAAACCAGATTTAGCATATGAGCATATGCATATGATCTAGATATTTAGATAAtttacataactttttttacaaaagtATAGACTGTATGATAAATTGCAAACTAAATCATGTTCAAATGTACACATCTAAATGTTGCTTTGACCATGGTGTCATTTCTCTTTCCTAGAACAATTCAGGTTAAAAAAATGGacatttataaatagttttgtCTTGAATAAGTTTACATTTTATAAAAGTAAACTGTTTATAAATGGAGTTTATAAAAGCAAACCGTTTATTATGTAGGTtaacaattaattattaatatcttagcttacaaaatatatattacattatatcagttatgaataatgctagagataaaaactattttataaaaaaaaaaatttacaaattactaatatggtgagtgattattggtaaatgaaaaagtgatattaatgatgggcttagatgaaaaccaataagagattgaccacatcaatattttgtaaaaatgttgtaaaatagtttgtgactgtagcattactcatcaATTATACCCCATtagaaaaatagatatataattttgagttttagactAATAATTATAAGTTCCATGtacttatttcttctttcacttatcaataaataataaataaataaaaacaacgtCAAAATTTTCCGCGCATCGCGCGGGTTTACAGCTAGTTTTAATATAATTAGGATGTACTAAGTTTTAATATATTCCaacttccttctttttttacttATGAGTTTTATGGTCtaatgatatttttcaattctctctctAAGGAGAATGTTGGTATGAATATtttttagggtatgtttggattgaggagggagagagagagtggagaGAAGTAGAATATAGTTGATTGGAAATGGACTAATTTTGGACCAACTCTACTTTACTCGCCAAtcccctctactctccctcAATTTAAACAAACCATTAATTATTTACTACAAGTTTGAATGGAATTGACTTGTTTATTGGGGCACAAGACCTATTGAAATGCGGAACACTTGTCAAATACTAGTGGCTTGTCCATGTTTCAATGGATTCAATACACTTACACATTAGACCCAATCATGACccaaatttaactaaaaaaataaaattgttttttagaaatttccccccaaaacaaaattgGTGATGACTGATGAGGGTGTGtgtgcgttttttttttttttttttttaatatatttttttggcaaaactACATTGTTGGTTCCTAAAGTTTGCTCATGGAGCGCTTTCCTCGAAACCACAATATATCCTGTGATCATTACAGTGTAAGAAACCACATCTGGCATACACCCATTCTTTgtcatttcaataaaaaaatatctgCAGGCATCCAAATTTCCAGCCCTGCTAAGTCCATCTATCAACGTGGTGAAGTGAAGAACACTAGGATCAAAACCTACTTCCTTCATGTGATTCAAAAGATTAAGAGCTGCAAGAGGCTTGTCACCTTTACCCAGGACATGAAGAAGAATATTATATGTATGAAAGTCTGGAGAAAAACCACTCCTACCCATTTCATCAAGCAGTCTATGAAACTGATCCAACTTCCCCAACCTATACTTTGCACACATGACAACATTATACGTTAGAATATCCGGAGAATGACCCTCAACTATCATCTGCTGATATACCCACTCAATCAACTTGTACTGGTTAACCGAAAGAAGGGAATGTAGAATCGCATTGTATGAATGTTGAATGGCCTAAAGTTAAACGTCTTTGATTTAATGAACCTCTCCACAACCTTCCTAGCCAATCCCGCCCCACCACAAGTACATATAAGTATATTAAACGTACGAGCTGTAGTTGGGAACccattctcaatcatctcaTCAACTAGCCTCCACATTGCCTTAAACTCCTCACAATCCGCAAATATCTTCATTATTAAATGGTAAGAGTTCGCCGTGTGCCTATAATTCTCCTACTGACCAAACCACACGAAAAACTTATACCCCAATTTTGCACACCGCAATTTATTCGCATAATTTACATTCCTCAATATTCCCAACAGAACTTCCCTCACAAGCAGCCCCGAAACCCTTATACACAACTCGTGTAGAGCCAATTTGGTATCGAACCCCGGCCCATCTTGCTCAAGAATATCAAGAACCCTACTAGCATCACTTTTTACATTATCGAAAAAACTCCGCCTAACCGAGAAATGTCCCCGGATGGAACTCCCATCCTCACTGGTATTGGGTTTTTCATCCAAAATGGGATCAGAATCCGAATATTTCCACATTTCTTTCAAGGATTCCTCAATGCATACAAACCCATTATCAACCTTATCCCCATCAAAACCCCGGTCGCACAATTTCCTCGAAACGACCAAAAAACATGACAACTTGTGAACTAGTCTTGGACCAAACAGAAATATAGAGTTCATGAAAGTTGAAAGTAGCTAACAAATCCAAGAAACCCAGTAACAGAAAAAGAATTCTTAGCATATAGAGCTCCAAAAAATGAGCGATAGCCATTAAATTGAAAAGACCCAGATACGCAAATGGGGTTGAATCGAATAATAAGAAATGTTCATCGAGTGAAGCTCTTCCTTGTGAAGTATATGAGTTTGATtcgttgaaaaaaaaagagtacaggATTGAAGGTTGTGGCGGAGGACTTACTTGGAATTAAGCTACAGTCACTTCGAGCTGGCTCTAAGTCCCACCTGAGTTCTGAGGTTTTTGCTGGGtataagagaaagagaggaaatgaAACACTACTTTGGGGGAGAAAGCAAAATTGCCCTTTGTGGCTCGGGGAATGGGGAGGAGATTTTGGTAGTTCAGCAAAATTACACCGTTTTAGGACCCTGATTGTACTTTTAACCGCAGTGTTAATTATGCACACACGCCTTACCTACGTGAATTTGAACTGAAATTGTGAGTTGAACGTGCAATTCTTAATTATAGTTTTACCCCCAAAAACAGCTAATTACACTCATTTTAAGAAATGTTATGTTATTATTGCGCACCATTGACGCGATAATCATTCTACAATGATAAATGCTTGTTAGGTGTAGGGAGTAAAGGCTAGaattcaagttttcaagaggaaactttacacacatatacaattAGATTATGCTAGattagaatttctatcttgtataaaaaaatatatatatattgtgttcacaatattttcataacaaatcttactTAGCATGTTGATACTTACTGTTACTATgagcaaaaaattaatttcagaAATGAGTTCAATTTAGAACAagtaacaacttactacttaaaatttattgtgaaaatgttgtgaacatacttctctttatttttgaaaataaaaaaattacactcaAATCCAATTTCACAATATAATATACTTGACTTTTTGGGTGTAAATTTGTGAATAGTGCACaatagcttttctttttcaccatTAGTACTAAACCCAAGTGTAATGAATCCAATTATAAATTAACACAGAAGCATGTTATAAAttaatcaaaggtttctcaaaacaaaaacaaaaaaaaacaaaaaacaaaaattaatccAAGCAGCACTTATTTTTCTCCAACAATTGGCATCGTTTCACTTTATACATTTAGTatcattttattctttaattatcaattgttaatttttttccatcaattttaaaactaattaagttaattttaatcttaattaagctaatttcttaatataaaattaacttGATGTTGAAATTTGAGGAGcaaaattgacacaattaataATTATGGGGCCTTAATTTTGTTggccttaattttaaaaacaaaacaccttgatcttgaaagttgaaaaatgaattgacacaattgaatgTATAGGGACAAAATTGAAACTATTGACAAATATACCAATATTAGAGTTTGacctaaattaaaattacgaATTTTAGtttagaaccttttttttttgtgtgaacaATTTCTAAATATGTGATAATGATAAATGATTTTGGTACTAAATTACAGCTTATCATAATATGCATATTTATGagaattttatcaaaatattggAGTATAATTATTTTCTCTGTTCATAATGAATAGTAATCTTAAATTTTTGGTACTAAAACAtagttgttgctgttgttgaaataattatgttatatattaAGTATATAAATTCGTCTTCTACAGTTTGAAGGCCCCTCAATTGAGTTATAGATTTTCACAATGTGAGAgaaaatatgcatatatatgaTAATACCTTATAGTTGTTTTTCCAGAAAAAAAAGACTACTACTAAACTTCATAACTTATAAtttcaaagattaataattgtgaatatataataatagcaaaaatagaATTCAAACACTATAAATTTGGTCAATTGTCATTTTATACCACTAAGTTTAAATATTGTCACTTAGTCCATTAACTTTGACAACATAatcatttttgtcatttcctCCATTGtcattaagggtctgtttggatacaacttatttttgctgaaattgaaaactgaaaactgaaaacactgtagcaaaataatttttaaatgtgtgaatagtatcgtgggacccatttttaattaaaatttaggtaaaaaaagatgtttgtgggtcccgtgaacagtgcacgggacccacaaacagtGCTATTTCAGACCAATATGTGGCCATCCAAGTGCTAGTGGGTCCCGTGTActgtgcacgggacccactggcAGGTTTGTCCCCCACGTGAAACTAacttcaagtaaaaaaaaaaaaaaaaaaaggacaaaacgTGAAGGAGAAAAACGCAACGTGGATAAGTGCAATCCAAACATGCACTAAATAAACCCCATTAAGTGCATGTTTGGATTGCACTTATCCACGTTGCGTTTTTCTCCTTCAcgttttgtcctttttttttttttttttttacttgaagtTAGTTTCACGTGGGGGACAAACCTgccagtgggtcccgtgcacagTACACAGGACCCACTAGCACTTGGATGGCCACATATTGGTCTGAAATAGCactgtttgtgggtcccgtgcactgttcacgggacccacaaacatctttttttacctaaattttaattaaaaatgggtcccacgatactattcacacatttaaaaattattttgctacagtgttttcagtttttagttttcagtttcagcaaaaataagttgtatccaaacagaccctaagtctCTTAAAACAGCGTTGTTCTGTGTTTGTAATATTCAAAAATAGGTTAACCCGAATCTCCCTTCCAATTACAAGTCCTCTCCAAATCAAAGATCAGTAatttattgattattattactTAACTTACATTTGGGCAATGAAAGTGTGGGCAAAGCTCCTTAAAAATATCATAGTCAAACAATAAAACTCTCAAGTCTCATCAAAGCTCTAATAATCACGAATACAAATCCTACAGGAGATTTGTATTCAATAATCACAAGAGATCATATTTGAACAGTATGTGAAGATACATTATTGGCTGAAAGGGAAATATGATCAACGAAATTTGCTAAACTCAACAAACACACGCACAACACTCTCATCAAAATCCACATCTCAATCCGGATTCAGGAGTATTACATGATGCATACACAATTTTACAGAATCCAAGTCCATTCATACATAAACTATAGCTGCTACAACTGCATTGTCcataaacttattaatattcCATGCACATACCAAACCGTACACTTGATTGAAAAACAGACTTAAAAGATCCAACTCTTCTCATCAGTTGCTCGACTCTTGAAGTCTTCTTCCCTCTGCCGCGTGGCTATTGTATCCTACATTTCCACTAGCAGAATTGGAAATACGCTCACCACCACCTGTAAACATAAGAGgaaatcaaattatcaaattaaccAGTTCCAACTCTACTCGGTGTGTTTATCAACCCACACATTGCTTCAATACCCAAGAAGACTAATGTGATTTTTAGAAACACAATTCAAACACACTGATCTTTCTCTCACAATCTTTTTCTACGTCAATCTCTCAAAACCAATTGTCAACAGCTTTATTTGGGTCCACAAACATGTAATTAAGATATCACCGAATTATCAAGTTCAAAAGGAAGTATATGACTAAACTTCACCACTAGAAAATGGAGGGCATTGATTCTTCTGTTAGTGTATATATATCGTCCAGACAAATCACTCATTTCATTCATGTTTTAAATGTGGCCCTAAGTTAAAATGTGTACATAGTGCATGAAATTATAGACGTTGCGCATATAAAAAGTGTACAAAATGAGCAAGAAACACGAGAAAAAAAATGTCTCAAATAATTACCATGCGACTGTTGAGGAGCTTGAGATTGAGGATCTCCACTTAAGCCAAACCATGTACCAACAGCACCTCTGAGCCTGTCCACCACACTTCCTTGTGCCTGGTTATCCACAAAACTCTCTTGCATACTTTCCCCACAATTCTCATCCCTCTCTGTCTCCAACCGCCGTGCCACCTCCTCTGACTCCGTCACCTTCCCCATAATAGGCCACTTCTCCGCCTTCTCTGGCTCTTCATTCCGCTTATGCAAAGCATCTGAAATCACTCCAGAAAGCGCCCTATCCTCATCACCAGGCCTCAACTTCTCCATAAAATGGTCCTTCACTGACGCTCCTTTGTCCTGCCCTTCAACCACAGTGGTACTCTCTGATTCAACGACATTCCCAGTAGTACTGTCAGTGCCATAACCATGCACTTTTGACATCACATTACTACCTGCTTCAGCCACCTTCTCATACACTGGGGTCAGTTTCTCTTTCTCAGTAACTGTTGCAGCAATTTTCTTTCCATATTCCACTGGTGAAGCTGATTCTGAAGATGACTTAGTATAATCTCCACTCTCATGAACTTCACTACTCATATTGTTGTCTTTCTCGCCGTATCCAAGCTTAGAAGCAACAACATTCTTTGCGGAGACTGCTTTTTCCGCAATGGCAGAGGTAGCAGAAGAGATTTTCTCAGTGTAACTACTCTGGTTTGAGGGTTTCTCGCATATGTAGTCCTCTGGTTTGTTGGGGTCAAAGCTTTCTGGGAGTTGAGGAGTGTCTCTGATGGATTGGGATTCTGGGGGAACTGGTTCAGGGGAGAACTGGTCATGGCTTCCAGTAGGCAAATTGGTGAACTGATCATGAGTTGTAGTGGTTAAGTTATGGTGTGTTCCAGCAGATTCTGGCTTCGGTTCATCATAGACTTTCATTTTGTCAAATGACTGAAGTAATGGGGTGATTCCTGCAGCTTCCTCAGCGCCTGGTGCAATTGGCATATAATAATTCATTCAGTTAAGAACTTTAATCAAGTTCCCCTAAGCAAAAGCAAATAAATTAACTACTGGAAACACCCTTTACCTGTGATCAAAGGCACACCATGACCAATGTCATTAACAGAGATAGGCACCATCCCATAGAAAACCAAATGACAAATTATTGGTCTCTCGgttattaaaaattcaaaagagGGGCAAGGCAGTATATATGATCACTAGGAAAAGAATATATTGTAgtcaaattttacaacattatTGCCTTTGAAGTCCAATTTcatatcaaattaataatatacaCCCCATTCTTATTACACTAACTTAAAtgttcctatattttttttaattggattaagTTAAAATTTGCCTACTCATAATACGGCACAATGTTATATAAGAGATGAGATTTTAGTACTAATCATTAGGAAAGAGACAgtttaaaataaagaacaatttcttgaaaatttattattgcaACTAGTATTGCAGTATAGAAAATGGTCTGACCTGTGCCCGTAGGATCAGTGGCTTTAGTCTGATAATTTGGAGTATAATCTCCAAGTCTGTCCTTAGGCGAATGAGGGTCCTCATCCAAGCCCA contains the following coding sequences:
- the LOC115961269 gene encoding pentatricopeptide repeat-containing protein At3g60050-like, with protein sequence MKIFADCEEFKAMWRLVDEMIENGFPTTARTFNILICTCGGAGLARKYKLIEWVYQQMIVEGHSPDILTYNVVMCAKYRLGKLDQFHRLLDEMGRSGFSPDFHTYNILLHVLGKGDKPLAALNLLNHMKEVGFDPSVLHFTTLIDGLSRAGNLDACRYFFIEMTKNGCMPDVVSYTVMITGYIVVSRKALHEQTLGTNNEREMTPWSKQHLDVYI
- the LOC115959893 gene encoding low-temperature-induced 65 kDa protein-like, translated to MDSQVLSHPHGHGTYEHDPHNVALPPLAEGENEHHHEKKSVLRKVKAKAKKIKETLTGHGHNHDHDHDHDYDYHRDERHIPDDHDLYEEDDEDEELFEDPEAFESASVRSAIPGQVENIGHSGISIERSTAMREDPIAPKERCVTKVTETIMVLAVPGHEENTGQSRVNFGKTSVMGEELLAPLNTPVAPGVNGTKVSTDPTKTFVPGQEGRMGQRRVNLERPMGLDEDPHSPKDRLGDYTPNYQTKATDPTGTGAEEAAGITPLLQSFDKMKVYDEPKPESAGTHHNLTTTTHDQFTNLPTGSHDQFSPEPVPPESQSIRDTPQLPESFDPNKPEDYICEKPSNQSSYTEKISSATSAIAEKAVSAKNVVASKLGYGEKDNNMSSEVHESGDYTKSSSESASPVEYGKKIAATVTEKEKLTPVYEKVAEAGSNVMSKVHGYGTDSTTGNVVESESTTVVEGQDKGASVKDHFMEKLRPGDEDRALSGVISDALHKRNEEPEKAEKWPIMGKVTESEEVARRLETERDENCGESMQESFVDNQAQGSVVDRLRGAVGTWFGLSGDPQSQAPQQSHGGGERISNSASGNVGYNSHAAEGRRLQESSN